One segment of Daphnia magna isolate NIES linkage group LG2, ASM2063170v1.1, whole genome shotgun sequence DNA contains the following:
- the LOC116916778 gene encoding DNA-directed RNA polymerase III subunit RPC8, protein MFVLSLVKQTVRVPAEKFYRDVDQALSEELNLKFANKVVLDVGLCIALWDIIKRGESFILPGDSGHHTKVEFRYVVFRPFMEQVLVGRIKNCDKESVQVTLGFFDDIYIPAENLQKNSRFDETEHAWVWEYESEDGNHDLFMDTGEEIRFKVVAEDFTDTTPSGPSNETHDPSLDPSDNKKMAYRITASINESGLGLLSWWAS, encoded by the exons ATGTTTGTTCTTTCTCTCGTGAAGCAGACTGTAAGAGTCCCTGCTGAGAAGTTTTATAGGGATGTTGATCAAGCCCTTTCTGAAGAGTTGAACTTGAAATTTGCCAATAAA gtTGTGCTAGATGTAGGGCTTTGCATTGCTCTATGGGATATAATTAAGCGTGGAGAAAGTTTCATTTTACCTGGGGACAGTGGTCATCACACCAAAGTTGAGTTTCGTTATGTAGTGTTTCGGCCATTTATGGAACAAGTACTTGTTGGACGCATAAAAAACTGTGACAAAGAATCTGTCCAAG TTACATTGGGATTCTTTGATGATATCTACATCCCTGCTGAGAACTTACAAAAAAACTCTAGATTTGATGAAACAGAGCATGCATGGGTTTGGGAGTATGAATCAGAAGATGGGAACCACGATCTTTTCATGGATACAG GAGAAGAAATCCGCTTTAAGGTTGTTGCCGAAGATTTCACTGACACGACCCCATCTGGTCCTAGCAATGAAACCCATGATCCCTCATTGGATCCGTcggacaacaaaaaaatggcttaTCGAATAACG GCATCCATTAATGAATCAGGATTAGGCTTGCTCTCGTGGTGGGCAAGTTGA